The genome window CGCTGCTTTTTGTATTTTTTGCTTGGCGCGCTGTAATGCTTTTATTTCTTTTTGTTGAAGTACATGGTCTATAATTTGAATATTTCGTGCTACTGCAGCTAAGGCGACATATCGTTTAAAACCATGTATTCCATGATCAGGACAACGATCAAGACCATGATTTTCCAAAGCATTAATCGAAGACTCAACGGCAGAGTGTTTATGTCTGGCCTTAATAAATTCTTCTGAATTTTCAATCTCTTTATTTATTGCGGAAAGCTTTCCTTTTCTGGGAAGGATAACTTTATCGAGTATTGCCGCTAACTTTTTTTGATTATCCTGGCTATGAAAGCCTTTATCAAAACTGCAGCTTTTAAAATCAGGAAATTTTTTTTGAGTTTCTTCTACCATAATAACAGCAACTTTATCATCGGTTTCATGCTGCATGACACGATGATGGAGAATAAAGCCATATTGATCTTTGACAATACAAACCTTTAGACCTAATTCCACAGGGACACCGGCCTTGCCTTTACTGATCCATTCAGTATGCTTCTCAAAAATTGAAAAAACTTTTTCGTGATGAGGAATTGTTTCGCCTTCAATAACTCTCCGGCGAATCTGATCTATTTGCTTGTCGGCATCCGTTATGTATTTTTTTATACTATCAATTATAAAAGATGATATTATGCCTGGAAACTGAATTGAATCAATAGTTTGCCTGGTTTTATCAATACATGATTGAACCAATTCAATATATGCCTTGTGAGCATTTATAATCAATCGTTCTCTTTCAGCCTTTTTGTCGTCATTTTTTGAAGTAGATCTTTTTAATTGCTGAGCTTTCCTGAAAAGGATTTTTATTTTGCGAAGGTTGCTTTTGCCTTGTCTCCAATCAGAAATATTTAATTTGTCACAAAGGCACATAATCAAGATGATTACTTTCCGAGCTGCATCAAAAAGCAGATTAATATCTGTAGGATAATGAACATTTGTTTCTAAAACAAAAGAATCGCAGCTTCCTTTCAAAGTTTCTTCAGATTTTTTTCCGACAATTTTATAACCATGACCAAGAACAATTACATTAATTTTATCAAGGACTTCTGGAGTAAACATGGAAATATTGTCTTTTAATGTTTGTAAAGCATATTTGTAATCCGCATTCATTTTCCCATGCCCAAGCATTTGACGCAATTTGCCGTGGTTATTGGCCATTTCAAGAAGTTTGTCATAATCCCAATTGCAATTTAATCTTAATGTCCCAAGCACAAATATTTTCCATAAATCCATACCCTTGCGCCCATTCTTTGGATTAACGTTTTCAGGAATAATTCCTTTTAAGGCATCAAAAACCTGATCCCTGATTTCACGGTTACACCAGATAGATTGCAAGCCCCGAAGAAGTTTTGGAATTTCATCCCGTGAATGTGGATCAAACTGAATATTAGCAATAGCCGTCTCTCCAAATTTTATTTGCATATCGATAACTTTTCGCATATATTTCCACCGAAATTTTACTTTTTTTTATGACCTGTTAAAAGAAAGCAATGTTCAAACATTAAGAACATCAGTTATGATATCAATTAGATTGATATCATAACTGAAGAAAAAAGTAAAATATTTTTTAGAAGTAAAAAGTAATTTTATGCGAAAACTTCGTTGACCATTAAATAGCTAAGTGATTGTTTTTTCGTGATAAAAATATTTTCGTTCAGACACTAATTAAATTGACCAGACTTAGATTTTTCCATTTTATTTGAGATAAATTTTGTTACATTTTTTACTGTTTTTAAAACTTTTTAAAAGACACACGCTCCCCCTTCCAAGGGGTAGGGGAAAGAGTCATAGATTTTGGAATTCTCACACTAATTGATATATTTAGGTTCAATTAAGCTTACATAATAATGCACTTTGCAGCAAAAACGAACGGCATGCCAAAATATATTAAGCTTTTTTTTCTTTCATCAGAGAATTCGGGGTT of Desulfosarcina sp. BuS5 contains these proteins:
- a CDS encoding ISNCY family transposase — encoded protein: MRKVIDMQIKFGETAIANIQFDPHSRDEIPKLLRGLQSIWCNREIRDQVFDALKGIIPENVNPKNGRKGMDLWKIFVLGTLRLNCNWDYDKLLEMANNHGKLRQMLGHGKMNADYKYALQTLKDNISMFTPEVLDKINVIVLGHGYKIVGKKSEETLKGSCDSFVLETNVHYPTDINLLFDAARKVIILIMCLCDKLNISDWRQGKSNLRKIKILFRKAQQLKRSTSKNDDKKAERERLIINAHKAYIELVQSCIDKTRQTIDSIQFPGIISSFIIDSIKKYITDADKQIDQIRRRVIEGETIPHHEKVFSIFEKHTEWISKGKAGVPVELGLKVCIVKDQYGFILHHRVMQHETDDKVAVIMVEETQKKFPDFKSCSFDKGFHSQDNQKKLAAILDKVILPRKGKLSAINKEIENSEEFIKARHKHSAVESSINALENHGLDRCPDHGIHGFKRYVALAAVARNIQIIDHVLQQKEIKALQRAKQKIQKAA